From Ananas comosus cultivar F153 unplaced genomic scaffold, ASM154086v1, whole genome shotgun sequence, a single genomic window includes:
- the LOC109703895 gene encoding wall-associated receptor kinase 3-like, with protein sequence MIDRSMHIPPLFIFLHLVWLLVPASSSSPDSVEPSALGMDAPSCNFDFPFGAPGFSQYRKGFEVSCNPSLSGSPSWLQVGSKKLQIMNISIAEGYVRTGITPSTWQCSRSGETGEGISLEGTPFTFSHTRNKLTVVSCDTFVSFADHRNSSVSVGCVSFCPSQLSITDGACSGVGCCQAAIPVGLKSFDAQFYSIPDEIKRRWKLKVNNTLQPMTPSSSGHQRKEAPSIVFENTTPLCSKVFIAEYEKFTFSKSDMLFGAAWDDTSLSMVLDWAIGNESCAEATRRNASDDYACIDENSICYDPPGRAGYLCNCSDGYQGNPYVAGGCQCEFSNSKMLYALLRYIYRNIRXFKFEI encoded by the coding sequence atgatcgatcgatcgatgcaTATTCCACCGTTGTTCATCTTCTTGCACCTAGTATGGCTGCTTGTGCCGGCATCATCCTCTTCCCCCGACTCCGTCGAACCATCGGCGCTCGGGATGGACGCCCCCAGCTGCAATTTCGACTTCCCATTCGGCGCCCCAGGCTTCTCCCAATACCGAAAGGGCTTCGAGGTGTCTTGCAACCCCAGCCTTTCGGGGAGCCCCTCGTGGCTCCAAGTCGGCTCGAAGAAGCTGCAGATAATGAACATCTCGATAGCCGAAGGCTACGTGCGCACCGGAATCACCCCATCCACGTGGCAGTGCTCTCGCTCGGGCGAGACGGGAGAGGGCATCAGCCTGGAGGGCACCCCGTTCACCTTCTCCCACACGCGGAACAAGCTGACCGTCGTCAGTTGCGACACCTTCGTCAGCTTTGCGGACCATCGAAATTCTAGCGTCTCCGTCGGCTGTGTCTCCTTCTGCCCCTCGCAGCTGAGCATTACGGATGGCGCCTGCTCTGGTGTCGGCTGCTGTCAGGCCGCGATCCCCGTGGGGCTCAAGAGTTTCGACGCACAATTCTACAGCATCCCGGACGAGATAAAACGGCGGTGGAAACTGAAAGTTAACAACACTCTGCAGCCGATGACGCCCTCCTCGTCCGGTCACCAAAGAAAGGAAGCTCCAAGTATAGTTTTCGAAAACACGACGCCGCTGTGCAGCAAGGTGTTCATCGCGGAGTATGAAAAATTCACGTTCTCAAAGAGCGATATGCTGTTCGGCGCTGCCTGGGACGACACGTCCCTGTCGATGGTGCTGGATTGGGCGATCGGGAACGAGTCGTGTGCGGAGGCGACGCGGAGGAACGCGTCTGACGACTATGCTTGCATCGACGAGAACAGCATCTGCTACGACCCGCCGGGTAGGGCGGGCTATCTCTGCAACTGCAGTGACGGCTATCAGGGCAACCCTTACGTCGCCGGTGGATGCCAGTGTGAGTTTAGTAACAGTAAAATGTTATATGCCTTATTaaggtatatatataggaatatacgANtttttaaatttgaaatttaa